A genomic window from Fibrobacterota bacterium includes:
- a CDS encoding IS5 family transposase, which yields MRGRIQSNPSFIAVVDLDARIRPNHPLRKIKEICDKALQGLNSEFDQAYKVGGRPSIPPEQLLKGSLLQIIYGIRSERQLCERIEDSLTFRWFLDLPLDQEAWVPTVYTHNRDRLLSTEMSRNFLARVVEQAREKGFVSNDHFSVDGTLLQAWASTKSLQPMASDSDDDTPTAPPPSEPSSEPSSDDAKPRTGKDILRDFRGETFSNSTHRSSTDPDSRLARKSSNTAAKPSYLGNAMMENRSGLVVESDLRQAAGEGGETWSALAMLERMEGDHEITLGADKGYDNKGFVEICRQMNTIPHVAQNKGPHRQSSVSDEIAATEGYKTSIRRRKRIEQVFGWMKLSACLRQVKIRGKEAVSGLFTLACSAFNLVRMSRLMAVTA from the coding sequence ATGCGCGGTCGCATTCAATCCAATCCCAGTTTCATTGCCGTTGTAGACCTTGATGCTCGTATTCGTCCGAACCATCCTTTGCGCAAGATCAAGGAGATCTGTGACAAAGCTCTGCAAGGTTTAAACTCCGAGTTTGATCAGGCATACAAGGTAGGTGGTCGCCCTTCTATCCCGCCAGAACAGTTGCTCAAAGGCTCTCTCCTACAGATCATCTACGGCATTCGCAGCGAGCGGCAGCTTTGCGAACGCATCGAAGATAGCTTGACTTTCCGCTGGTTTCTGGATCTTCCGCTTGACCAGGAAGCATGGGTTCCAACGGTCTACACCCACAATCGCGATCGACTTCTGTCCACCGAGATGTCTCGCAATTTCCTCGCTCGCGTGGTGGAGCAAGCTCGCGAAAAAGGTTTCGTTTCCAACGATCATTTCAGTGTCGATGGCACCCTCCTTCAGGCTTGGGCAAGCACCAAAAGCTTGCAGCCGATGGCTTCGGATTCCGACGATGATACGCCCACAGCGCCACCTCCTTCGGAGCCGTCAAGTGAGCCTTCAAGCGATGACGCCAAGCCTCGCACTGGCAAGGACATCCTGCGAGATTTTCGGGGAGAGACATTCTCAAATTCCACTCATCGATCAAGCACAGACCCGGATTCTCGCCTTGCTCGTAAGAGCAGCAATACAGCCGCCAAGCCCAGCTACTTGGGCAACGCGATGATGGAAAATCGCAGTGGATTGGTGGTTGAATCCGATCTCCGTCAAGCTGCAGGCGAGGGCGGTGAAACCTGGTCTGCGTTGGCGATGCTCGAGCGCATGGAAGGTGATCACGAGATTACGTTGGGAGCCGACAAAGGCTACGACAACAAGGGCTTCGTGGAGATATGCCGCCAGATGAATACGATTCCCCATGTGGCGCAAAACAAGGGGCCACATCGGCAATCCTCGGTGTCGGACGAAATCGCCGCGACGGAGGGCTACAAGACCAGCATCAGACGCAGGAAACGGATCGAGCAGGTCTTCGGATGGATGAAGCTCTCAGCATGTTTGCGTCAAGTGAAGATCCGAGGCAAGGAGGCTGTCTCTGGCCTGTTTACGCTTGCCTGTTCGGCCTTCAACCTCGTGCGTATGAGCCGACTTATGGCGGTAACAGCGTGA
- a CDS encoding zinc ribbon domain-containing protein, giving the protein MYCTKCGSLIADDSKFCTNCGIATKNDTTQQFENSTAVFSKEQAVASFVFGGLGSLYLLASNYKSINKFGKGHLIYPLGTAIWVVSVIIEEIASWKFAILVFICMATLVGYFAKEISLPKADVLDPIPYKERSWVSTILPIGIGFVLTFSAFFLIEKIMLDAQIIP; this is encoded by the coding sequence ATGTACTGCACTAAATGCGGAAGTCTAATCGCTGACGATTCAAAATTTTGCACGAATTGTGGTATTGCAACGAAAAATGATACCACCCAACAATTCGAGAATAGCACTGCCGTATTCTCGAAAGAACAGGCAGTGGCATCCTTTGTTTTCGGAGGGCTGGGATCTTTATATTTATTGGCATCAAACTACAAGTCCATTAACAAATTCGGGAAAGGACATTTAATCTACCCGCTTGGCACTGCTATCTGGGTGGTTTCTGTAATCATTGAAGAAATTGCAAGTTGGAAATTTGCAATATTGGTTTTTATCTGCATGGCGACTTTAGTTGGCTATTTTGCAAAAGAAATCAGCTTGCCAAAGGCTGATGTGCTCGATCCAATCCCTTATAAAGAAAGAAGTTGGGTTTCAACAATTCTTCCTATTGGAATTGGATTTGTTTTAACATTTTCTGCATTCTTTTTGATCGAAAAAATTATGCTTGATGCGCAAATCATACCATAG